In one Leptospiraceae bacterium genomic region, the following are encoded:
- a CDS encoding MinD/ParA family protein: MDQAEGLRKLREFREARNTALSERPKSTVIGIASGKGGVGKSTISINLAISMAREGKKVLVFDGDLGLANVNVLLGIIPRFNLLHVIKGHKTLREVIVQTTEGIDIIPGANGYTQLADLDSTERNQLIRKFGEIGEDYDFIIIDTGAGIGANVMGLLTSAKELLVITTPDPTSITDAYGLIKSVLLYDRDKKIQLVINRVRNDEEGNKVASRLINITSKFIGVNISCIGMVYLDDEVELSARKQKPFISLFPKSKASACVNAIKNRILEMDEDEDSEFRIGDFFKKFFNFLDSKDKEYKKKVI, translated from the coding sequence ATGGATCAAGCAGAAGGACTTAGAAAATTAAGAGAGTTTAGAGAAGCCAGAAATACCGCTCTGAGTGAAAGGCCTAAGAGTACGGTGATTGGAATCGCTTCCGGAAAAGGAGGGGTAGGAAAGTCTACTATCTCTATCAATCTCGCTATTTCTATGGCCAGAGAGGGCAAAAAAGTTCTCGTATTTGACGGGGATTTGGGTCTGGCAAATGTCAATGTGCTACTGGGGATTATTCCAAGATTTAATTTACTGCATGTAATTAAAGGTCATAAAACCCTGCGGGAAGTGATTGTACAAACTACCGAGGGAATCGACATCATTCCCGGTGCAAATGGATATACACAGCTGGCTGATCTGGATTCAACTGAAAGAAATCAATTAATCCGAAAGTTTGGAGAAATTGGTGAGGATTATGATTTCATCATCATCGATACAGGAGCCGGAATTGGAGCCAATGTTATGGGACTTTTGACCTCGGCTAAAGAGCTTTTAGTGATAACCACTCCGGATCCCACTTCCATTACAGATGCTTACGGACTTATCAAATCGGTACTCCTATACGATAGGGATAAGAAAATTCAACTGGTGATAAACCGTGTTCGTAACGATGAAGAAGGGAATAAAGTTGCCTCAAGGCTAATAAATATAACTTCTAAATTTATAGGAGTCAATATAAGTTGTATAGGTATGGTTTATCTTGATGATGAGGTTGAGTTAAGTGCAAGAAAACAAAAACCTTTTATTTCTCTATTTCCGAAGAGCAAGGCTTCAGCCTGTGTAAATGCAATCAAAAATCGTATTTTAGAAATGGATGAGGACGAAGATTCCGAATTCAGGATTGGGGATTTTTTTAAAAAATTCTTTAATTTCCTTGATAGTAAAGATAAGGAATATAAAAAAAAGGTAATATAA
- the fliR gene encoding flagellar biosynthetic protein FliR: protein METFVEHFQLFMLLFARIVGLFSSAPIYASAAMKVSTRMILAFFISLVLFPVSAKFLPGVPTHMGDYYLLILSELLVGLFMGFMVSIIFASFQMAGQYFSVPIGFGYTEVLDPVSQSNLPVISTLKNLLGMMLFLVLGAHRVLIESLHYSFEKVQVLQFTAEINQGLFKALQLAIGSMFVVAFQISLPILGILILVSIAEALMGKAAPQLNILQLAFPTKIAIGLSVLIIVSPFVIKQMENAIVIAFDRLNILLREWPAG from the coding sequence ATAGAAACCTTTGTAGAACATTTTCAATTATTTATGCTACTTTTTGCAAGAATCGTGGGCCTATTTAGTTCCGCACCTATTTACGCTTCTGCAGCAATGAAAGTTTCTACAAGGATGATTCTGGCTTTTTTTATTTCTCTGGTTCTGTTTCCTGTGTCTGCTAAATTTTTGCCCGGGGTTCCTACTCATATGGGTGACTATTACCTTTTAATCTTATCCGAATTACTCGTGGGACTATTTATGGGTTTTATGGTAAGTATCATCTTTGCTTCCTTTCAGATGGCAGGTCAGTATTTTTCGGTTCCTATAGGTTTTGGTTATACGGAAGTTTTAGACCCGGTCAGCCAATCGAATTTACCCGTTATCAGTACTTTAAAGAATCTTCTTGGAATGATGTTATTCCTGGTACTCGGTGCTCACCGAGTTTTGATTGAATCCTTACATTATTCCTTTGAAAAGGTGCAGGTTTTACAATTTACAGCAGAAATTAATCAGGGGCTTTTTAAAGCTTTGCAGCTTGCCATCGGTTCGATGTTTGTAGTTGCTTTCCAAATCTCTCTTCCTATTCTGGGAATTCTCATTCTGGTTTCTATTGCCGAAGCCCTTATGGGGAAAGCAGCTCCGCAGTTAAATATCCTGCAACTGGCATTCCCTACAAAAATTGCAATCGGTCTTTCTGTTTTGATTATTGTAAGTCCTTTTGTTATAAAACAGATGGAAAATGCTATTGTGATTGCTTTTGATAGGTTAAATATCCTTCTCCGGGAGTGGCCTGCGGGTTAG
- the flhB gene encoding flagellar type III secretion system protein FlhB yields MIVRDFENDSLLFLKQAGLNPFVIDLQLFSAEDEGRTEEPSDRRRKEEREKGNVPRSQELPGAVVLLASVIAFYFFGKHLFINAVAIITRYFGNFKDYDSFTAESFANLMKVGALDVITLVLPALMITLVAAIVGNVVQVGFLFTPKAVGFNFKKIIPNFKKVLPTRQTIFNLIKSLAKVVLIGWISYIIISFDFLDLLLLGQMGIKEAMQLIFFSSFKLFFFIGIFLVIIGIADFFYNKYEYEENLKITPSEAKREHKEAEGDKTLLNRRRNMMREFIRKGMLQKVKTADVVIVNPTHFSVALSYDPKVHDAPVVVAKGMDEFALMIRRIAKNNNVPIIEDRMQARMLYDEAELDMPIPVKFFRAVSLIIARLDKYRRVA; encoded by the coding sequence ATGATAGTTCGTGATTTCGAGAACGATTCCCTCTTGTTTCTCAAGCAGGCAGGATTAAATCCTTTTGTAATAGATCTCCAATTATTTTCTGCTGAGGATGAGGGAAGAACCGAGGAGCCTTCTGATAGGAGAAGGAAAGAAGAAAGGGAAAAAGGAAATGTTCCTCGATCCCAGGAACTTCCGGGAGCTGTGGTTTTACTCGCTTCTGTAATTGCCTTTTATTTTTTTGGAAAACATCTCTTTATAAATGCTGTCGCTATCATAACCCGCTACTTTGGAAACTTCAAAGATTATGATTCTTTCACCGCGGAGAGTTTTGCTAATTTAATGAAAGTGGGTGCTTTGGATGTAATTACTCTCGTTTTACCTGCCCTTATGATTACTCTTGTGGCTGCTATTGTAGGGAATGTGGTGCAGGTAGGTTTTTTATTTACTCCGAAAGCAGTAGGTTTTAATTTTAAAAAAATCATTCCAAATTTCAAGAAAGTTCTCCCGACACGACAGACCATTTTTAACCTGATAAAATCATTAGCCAAAGTGGTTTTAATCGGTTGGATTTCGTATATCATTATTTCCTTTGATTTTCTGGATCTTCTTCTTCTCGGTCAGATGGGGATTAAAGAAGCTATGCAGTTAATTTTCTTTTCCTCTTTTAAATTATTTTTTTTCATAGGAATTTTTCTTGTTATTATTGGGATTGCTGATTTTTTCTATAATAAATACGAGTATGAAGAGAATTTAAAAATTACACCTTCAGAAGCCAAACGGGAGCATAAAGAAGCAGAAGGGGATAAAACTCTTCTGAACCGTAGACGAAACATGATGAGAGAATTTATTCGAAAAGGAATGTTACAGAAAGTAAAAACAGCTGATGTAGTGATTGTGAATCCCACGCATTTTTCTGTAGCTCTGAGTTATGACCCGAAGGTTCACGATGCTCCGGTAGTAGTAGCTAAAGGAATGGATGAATTTGCCCTGATGATACGCCGGATAGCCAAAAATAATAATGTGCCGATAATTGAAGATAGGATGCAGGCCCGGATGTTGTATGATGAGGCCGAGCTGGACATGCCGATTCCGGTAAAATTTTTCCGTGCAGTTTCCTTGATCATTGCGAGACTGGATAAATACAGGAGAGTTGCTTGA
- the flhF gene encoding flagellar biosynthesis protein FlhF: MDFVKIRGKDIQDCFMQMKMKYGPEAHVYDQRVISEGGLFGTKFLAKKTYEIAIGIPEQQTSKDRVEKKLQDLKELLRQKTGAEPKKKNLGDMKPLARETDPGSGEEEDAPGKHFYISNNLQSRKDALHPLKDEVLNKPGNLDNLREFDSIHLYRLKERLCSEGMSQDYVFEIIHKAEKHLSFIEKSKNAVVIEKTAKILEERVSVDTDLLSGVGRGRRKIIFFVGPTGSGKTTTIAKLAAKYFLHQNRLVSLYSTDNYRIAAIEQLKRYADTMDIPFYTVKDIRKFKENLQRDGSELILIDTAGYSHKNPDFHAKMKAFSEAFGEKDDVENILVLSSTVSYNNAKSVMEAYENLDYKRLILTKLDETEYVGPFMELADIKNKAFTYFSTGQEVPFDIIPASKALLADVIVHPEKMKDIKGEVFSV, encoded by the coding sequence ATGGACTTTGTTAAAATTAGAGGCAAGGATATTCAGGATTGCTTCATGCAAATGAAAATGAAATATGGACCGGAGGCTCATGTGTATGACCAGAGAGTAATTTCGGAAGGGGGCTTGTTTGGTACTAAATTCCTCGCTAAAAAAACCTATGAAATTGCTATCGGTATTCCGGAGCAGCAAACTTCTAAAGATAGAGTAGAGAAGAAACTACAGGATCTAAAAGAATTACTACGACAAAAAACCGGTGCTGAGCCAAAGAAAAAAAATTTAGGTGATATGAAGCCTCTGGCCAGAGAAACGGATCCGGGATCTGGAGAAGAGGAGGATGCGCCCGGAAAACATTTTTATATTTCTAATAACCTTCAATCTCGAAAAGATGCTCTGCATCCACTTAAAGATGAAGTTCTCAATAAGCCAGGAAACCTGGATAATCTGAGAGAATTTGATTCGATTCATCTTTATCGTCTAAAAGAAAGGCTTTGTTCGGAAGGGATGAGTCAGGATTATGTATTTGAAATTATTCATAAAGCTGAAAAACACCTGTCTTTTATAGAAAAATCGAAGAATGCTGTTGTAATTGAGAAAACAGCTAAAATTCTGGAGGAAAGAGTCAGTGTTGATACGGATTTACTTTCCGGAGTGGGCAGGGGCAGAAGGAAAATAATCTTTTTTGTTGGGCCTACCGGCAGTGGAAAAACTACCACAATCGCTAAATTAGCTGCAAAATACTTCTTACACCAGAATCGTCTTGTTTCCCTGTATTCTACCGATAATTACCGAATTGCAGCGATTGAGCAGTTAAAGAGATATGCCGATACAATGGATATACCTTTTTATACTGTAAAGGATATTCGTAAGTTTAAGGAAAACTTACAGAGAGATGGTTCTGAGTTGATATTGATTGATACGGCAGGCTATAGCCATAAAAATCCGGACTTCCACGCAAAAATGAAGGCATTCAGTGAAGCTTTCGGGGAAAAAGACGATGTTGAGAATATACTGGTTTTATCCTCAACTGTTTCCTATAATAATGCAAAATCGGTTATGGAAGCGTATGAAAACTTGGACTACAAGCGTCTAATACTAACAAAATTGGATGAAACGGAGTATGTAGGTCCCTTTATGGAACTTGCAGATATAAAGAATAAAGCATTTACTTATTTCAGCACCGGACAGGAAGTTCCTTTTGACATAATTCCCGCTTCAAAAGCACTTCTGGCAGATGTGATAGTTCATCCGGAAAAGATGAAGGATATTAAGGGAGAGGTTTTTTCAGTATAA
- the whiG gene encoding RNA polymerase sigma factor WhiG yields the protein MSKLLEKYNQIDEMSLWREYRATKRGEIRDYLVEKYSPLVKHVAGRVAIGMPQNVEFDDLVSYGIFGLLDAIEKFDPNREIKFKTYAMTRIRGSIFDELRSVDWIPRSIRQKAKQLEQIIGMLENKEGQTVDDEAIARELGVSMSEYSSLLTKISGTSLVSLNDIWFLGDENDEVSFMETLESPQNLNPDVIIEKEEIKNIIVEAIKTLPDKEKKVIVLYYYEDLTLKEIGEVLEVTESRISQLHTKAVMRLRGKLSKVKSVVTRK from the coding sequence ATGTCCAAATTATTAGAGAAATATAACCAGATTGATGAAATGTCCCTTTGGAGAGAATACAGGGCAACTAAGAGGGGAGAGATACGTGATTATCTTGTAGAGAAATATTCTCCTCTTGTGAAGCATGTTGCCGGTAGGGTAGCTATTGGAATGCCCCAGAATGTTGAATTTGATGATCTGGTGAGCTATGGAATCTTTGGACTTTTAGATGCGATTGAAAAGTTCGATCCCAACCGTGAAATTAAGTTTAAGACCTATGCCATGACGAGAATACGGGGAAGTATTTTTGATGAACTTCGTTCCGTAGACTGGATTCCTCGTTCTATTCGTCAGAAAGCCAAGCAACTCGAACAAATTATCGGAATGCTGGAGAACAAAGAAGGTCAAACAGTAGATGATGAGGCCATTGCTCGCGAATTAGGGGTCTCCATGAGTGAGTATTCATCCTTACTTACCAAAATTAGCGGCACATCTTTAGTATCCTTAAATGATATCTGGTTTCTGGGTGATGAGAATGATGAAGTTTCTTTTATGGAAACACTGGAATCTCCACAAAACCTGAATCCGGATGTCATTATAGAAAAAGAGGAAATAAAAAATATTATCGTGGAAGCCATCAAGACCCTTCCTGATAAAGAAAAAAAAGTTATCGTACTTTACTACTACGAAGATCTGACTCTAAAAGAGATCGGAGAAGTTTTAGAAGTCACCGAGTCCCGGATTTCTCAACTTCACACTAAAGCCGTGATGAGACTGCGCGGAAAATTAAGCAAAGTAAAGTCAGTAGTTACCAGAAAATAA
- a CDS encoding FHIPEP family type III secretion protein produces the protein MDKKWYMQSDVIMGIGAISIVAMLIIPLPGFLLDILIVVSLAMGLLILLTSMSVKEASDFSIFPNLLLITTLFRLALNVSTTRQILTQGASFNSHIIDAFGTFVIGGGTGLSKYMVGFIIFLILTIVQIIVITKGATRISEVAARFTLDALPGKQMAIDTELSSGNITEEEAKERRKKVQREVDFYGAMDGASKFVQGDVRAGLIITAINLLGGIIIGTSIRNESFVVAIQNYGKFTIGDGLVSQIPALLATTATGMIVTRAGSDKALATEFKDQLFTKPKILYVIAGSLFFAGFIPGLPFFTLLFFALSFAYLAYTIEKNAEETLANIEKAKSETKSQEEKKPDYYKELRTDPIEVELGLNLVPLVDTNQGGVLLDQISNLRKRFAVDIGLVIPAVRILDNLELDHDSYAIKINGIVVGSSKVKAGKLMALDTAGKVQEKITGEEFIEPTFGYKALWIDPADKIEAENTGYTVVDPSTVIVTHLKELISNHAASLLGREEVKNLLEHVRATHPTLVGELEEKKVGLGVIQQVLQNLLKEGLGIRNIVSILESIANSDSRDSYFLSENARQAISRQIVSDYLHHDGKLHVVTLDHKITERLSKNIVMDPIEGSLISISPEFHNRLLELVIKEYSRCHGEGKFPIFVVGRVLRLPFSYMLAKELPPRNFAVLAVEEIHSSVKTQIDASISMNLPEPGQKVSTTTTYVGQ, from the coding sequence ATGGATAAAAAATGGTATATGCAATCAGATGTGATTATGGGGATAGGGGCTATCTCTATTGTTGCAATGTTGATTATCCCTCTTCCGGGCTTTCTTCTGGATATCCTGATTGTGGTGAGTCTTGCGATGGGGCTTCTGATTCTTTTAACGTCTATGTCTGTGAAAGAAGCTTCGGACTTTTCTATTTTTCCTAACCTACTATTAATAACAACCCTGTTTCGACTTGCCCTGAACGTATCTACTACACGGCAAATTTTAACCCAGGGAGCCAGTTTCAATAGCCATATTATAGATGCGTTCGGTACCTTCGTAATCGGTGGGGGAACGGGCCTATCCAAGTATATGGTCGGATTTATTATCTTTTTAATTCTTACTATCGTTCAGATTATCGTGATCACAAAAGGTGCCACTCGTATTTCGGAAGTAGCTGCCAGGTTTACTCTGGATGCCTTGCCAGGAAAGCAGATGGCCATTGATACAGAACTTTCAAGTGGAAATATTACAGAAGAAGAAGCGAAAGAGCGAAGGAAAAAAGTTCAGAGAGAAGTCGATTTTTATGGAGCCATGGATGGTGCGAGTAAGTTCGTGCAGGGGGATGTTCGTGCGGGCTTGATTATTACCGCCATTAATCTTTTGGGTGGAATTATTATCGGAACTTCGATCCGCAACGAATCTTTCGTCGTGGCCATTCAAAATTACGGCAAATTTACCATTGGGGATGGTCTCGTATCCCAGATTCCGGCTCTTCTGGCCACAACAGCGACCGGTATGATTGTTACCCGTGCAGGTTCGGATAAGGCTCTGGCTACCGAGTTCAAAGACCAGCTTTTTACAAAACCCAAGATTCTCTATGTTATCGCGGGAAGCTTATTTTTTGCCGGGTTTATTCCGGGTTTACCTTTTTTTACCCTTCTCTTTTTCGCACTGTCATTTGCTTATCTGGCCTATACGATTGAGAAAAACGCAGAAGAAACCCTTGCCAACATTGAGAAGGCGAAGAGTGAAACCAAAAGTCAGGAAGAGAAAAAACCGGATTATTACAAAGAACTCCGTACAGATCCCATTGAAGTGGAACTGGGCCTTAATCTGGTACCTCTCGTAGATACGAATCAGGGTGGAGTTTTACTGGATCAGATTTCCAATCTACGTAAACGATTTGCTGTGGATATAGGCCTTGTAATACCTGCGGTTCGAATTCTGGATAACCTCGAACTGGATCACGATTCCTATGCAATTAAAATCAATGGAATTGTAGTAGGAAGTAGTAAGGTGAAAGCCGGTAAATTAATGGCTCTCGATACTGCCGGAAAAGTGCAGGAAAAGATTACCGGTGAAGAGTTTATAGAGCCTACCTTCGGATATAAGGCTCTCTGGATAGACCCGGCAGATAAAATTGAGGCAGAGAATACAGGTTATACGGTAGTCGATCCATCTACTGTAATCGTAACCCACTTGAAAGAGCTTATCTCCAACCATGCGGCCTCTTTACTGGGAAGAGAAGAAGTGAAAAACCTTCTGGAACACGTTCGGGCTACTCATCCTACTCTTGTGGGAGAACTGGAAGAAAAAAAAGTGGGTCTGGGTGTTATTCAGCAGGTTCTGCAAAATTTACTTAAAGAAGGCCTGGGAATTCGTAATATAGTTTCCATTCTCGAGTCGATTGCGAATAGTGATTCGAGGGATTCGTATTTCTTATCTGAAAATGCGAGGCAGGCTATATCCCGTCAGATTGTGAGCGATTATTTACATCATGATGGAAAACTTCATGTGGTTACTCTTGACCATAAAATAACAGAGCGTTTGAGTAAAAATATAGTAATGGATCCGATAGAGGGGAGCTTGATTTCAATATCCCCTGAGTTTCATAATCGGCTTTTGGAACTGGTAATAAAAGAATATAGTCGCTGTCATGGCGAGGGAAAATTCCCAATTTTTGTGGTAGGAAGGGTGCTTCGTTTGCCTTTCTCTTATATGCTAGCAAAAGAATTACCTCCCCGGAATTTTGCAGTTCTGGCGGTTGAGGAGATTCATTCTTCGGTTAAAACCCAGATTGATGCTTCTATCAGCATGAATTTACCGGAACCCGGACAAAAGGTCAGTACAACTACCACTTATGTAGGACAATAG